TTCAGATTCAGTTGCCTTTGCCACTGCATCAAACATAGGTCACTGAGATCGTATTCACATTACGCCAAACGCGCATCACTCGATTATATCATCAATCAACGCTCCGTAAAGGCTGACGAACGCCCCGCACTTGAAATGCGGCTCGTCCGCCTGATCGAGCCGGTTGGTGCACAAGATCTCTTCGTCCGGATCGTCCTTTTTTCGCCCATCAAGCACATCCGCGGGACCGGAATTCCCGTCGGGTCGATCTCGTTACCATCGTCGTCGTAATACGGCATCGTCTAACTCCGACGCTGCCTCGTCGCCGTATCGAACGCCGGCATTACATCGCCAGCACCGATCGCGGCGATCTCGGTTCTCATCCGCTTTGACCAGTTGATTGCGCCCGTTTGCGTGCTTTCTCAGACAATGTTTGCGACTTTTCCTCGGACAATAACAACGCCCGATGCCACGCGGTCTCGAGCTCATCCGCGAGCGGCGAGGTCTGGTGATGTCGTATGGCAGTGCGAAATCCGTCGATCCGATCCTCGCAAAAAATGCGCATGTAACGGGCCGCAGCCAGATCGGGGCAGGCGAATCGGCGCTTACTGACCTTAAGTTCGGATTCGAGAAGTGTGTATTGAATTTCGGCCGCGTTCTCGCGAACGGGCACGTCGATATGGACCGAACGTGTGCGTCCGGGGCGAACCTTGTTTTCGTATATAGCCGGAAGCCACTCGTCGGCAAGGCCTAGCTTGATCTCTGAAATGACGTCCATCGAGCGGTACTACTTTTCGGCCCGGACGATACCTGCAGCCGGCGACTGGGCAAATTTAGAGATCACACTGTCGCCGAAAATGCCGAAGTAAAAAACACCAAGCACAGTGATCACCAATGCCGCGGTCAGCGGTGCCGCCATCTTGGGAGTATGCCAATCGGAGGTGCGGTCCTTGAAAAACATCACAACGATCAGCCGCAGATAGTAGTAAGCAGAAATGGCCGAGCCGAGAACGGCGACCACGACAAGGATAGTGACCATTGTGTTGCCCGCCTCAAGTGCCGGACGGAAAACGAGGACCTTGCCGATAAATCCGGCCGTCAGCGGCATGCCCAGCAATGAGAGCATGAAAAGCGAGAGCGAAAATGCAAGGACAGGCGATCGGAAACCGATACCATTGTAATCTTCGAACTCGGTCCGGCGGTCGTTCTTTTGCGAGAGAAGCGTGACGATGGCAAACGCTCCGAGGTTCGTCACGGCATACGTCAGCATGTAAAATGCAACTGCGGCAATCGCGGTATCACGCTGTTCGGTGGTCGTTGAGAGGCCTGCACCGACAAATCCGACGAGCATATCCTGCGTGAGCGATCGACGAATAGGCGAGCATGCGTTTGACGCTCGACTGCATGATCGCGGCTACATTACCGACGATTATGGTGAGCATCGCGAGGACCGCAACGGTCGTGATCCAGGTCGTGTGCAAATAGCCCGAGACCTGAACACCCGCGACCAACGGAAACCGAGAACAAAAAACGCATGAAAGATGCAAAGGCAGCCGCCTTTGGCCCGGCGGCCATGAAACCGGTGATCGGCGTCGGGGCACCTTCGTACACGTCCGGCGTCCAGACATGGAAAGGGGCCATCGCGATCTTAAATCCAAATCCGATGATCATCATCGCCGCACCAATTAGAAGAAGTGCGGGAAAGTTCGGATCTGACATTTTTTGCGCGATCGCCGTCAGATTTGTCTCGCCTGTCGCACCATATGTAAGTGCCATTCCGTATAGCAAAAATGCAGACGCGAACGAACCGAGGATGAAATACTTCATCGCCGATTCGTTGGAACGCAGATCGGCCTTACGCAATCCTGCCATTACATAGGTCGCGATCGAAAGCGTTTCGAGGCCGAGGAAGATAACAACGAGATCATTGCCGGCTGACATCATCATCATGCCGAATGTGGCGAACAGCAGCAGTGCGATATTCGCCGGCCGGAACGTCCTCGCGTTCGACCCAAACGGTCGATATCAGCACTGTCATCGCCGAGACAAAGAGGAACACGAACGAGAAGCTTAGCCGCAGATTGTCATGAGCGATCATGCCGCCCCACGCATTTGCCGGTGCCGCACTGCCCCATGACATTGCGAGCATGACGCCCGAGGCAACGAGGCCGAGCAATGCGATCACGCCCGAAACGGCACGCTGCTTCGGAAAATAACTGTCGTAGATCATTACGACGACGCCCGCGATAGCGACGATCATCTCAGGCAGAATGATCGTTAAATTCGCATTCGGCGGAACTAATTCTGATAGAAAAAACGTGTTCATTTTGGTCTCAATACCCCAAGCTAATGTGTCTTGTCATAGCCGGAATATATGTATCTTCTTTCGCCCGCCGTGATCGAAACCTCTAATGTGTTCTCCTTTGGAGGTATCGGGCAATTGTATTTGTCGCTGCCATAGGCACAATTCGGATTGTACGCGAGATTAAGATCGAGCGTAACCGGTTTGCCCTTTGGCTCCATAATGTCAATGTACCGTCCGCCGCCATAAGTATCGACCCGGTTCGTCGGATCTCTGAACGGCACGAACAGCAGGTCAGCATATTCCGGAAACTTTGCGAGCGTCTCGGCGTCGGTCTGATAGACGCTCAGACGCTGCTGTTTGCCGCCGATCACAAATGTCAAAACTCCGTATTTGACGAACTTCTTAGTAATTCCCGACGACGTCGGCATCTGAAAATATTTCTCATCGGCCGTCCGTTCAAATACCGCAGTTACGCGAAACGCTTTGTCGAACGGATAATTGTTCAGCCCTTTGAATTTCGCAAAGTCCTCCGCCTTTAGCGGCGATTCCTCTTTGTTGCGAAACTCCTTGTCGCGCCCGTCGCGAAATGTCTGCAGGTCCGTCGTACCGTAAAACGTCTGTGCGTTTGCATGGGCAAACAGCATCAAGGCCGCAAAACAGATGGCGAACGTTCTTTTCAAATCAATGCCCCGCCTTTTCGGTCTCTACTTTCGGAGCCGCTTTCGGTTCCAGATCGGCCTTGTCGATCGTGCCGCCGCCCTGATGCATCACATTCGCTTCGATCGCCTTGACCGCACTTTCAGAGCGGCTCAGGAACGGTTTCGGGAATACACCCATATAGACCATCAACACGATCAGCGGTATCATCAGCCCGATCTCACGCCAGCTGAGGTCCGCGAGTGACTTGTTTTTGTCATTCGTGACCTTGCCGAAAAACACACGCTGAACCATCCAAAGCAAAATAAACGGCTGCAAAGATGACGCCGGTTCCCGCCGCCATGGTCGCGATGATGTTCCAGTTGACGGCGGCCGTCACTCCGAGAACGGTCGATTTGAACATTCCGACCATGATCAGAAATTCGCCGACGAATCCATTGAGGAACGGAAGGCCGATCGAAGCCATCGTCGTGATAACGAAAATGGTCGCGTAGATCGGCATCACATTCGAAATCCCGCCGAACTGCGTGATCTCCCGCGTATGACGGCGTTCGTAGATGAATCCGACGAGCAGGAACAACGCACCGGTCGTAACGCCGTGGGCCAGCATCGTGAACAGGGCACCCTGCATTCCGGCCTCAGTGAACGAGAACATCCCTAAAATGACGAAGCCCATGTGGGCGACCGACGAATACGCAACGAGGCGTTTTACATCGGGCTGGACCATCGCGACGAGAGCTCCGTAGATAATACCGACGATCGCGAGCGTTATGAACAGCCACGCCCATTCGCGGCTCTGGTCAGGGAACAAGGCAAAATTGAACCGCATCAATCCGTACGTTCCCATTTTGAGCAGCACTGCGGCAAGTATCACCGAACCGGCCGTCGGGGCCTCGGTGTGTGCGTCAGGCAGCCATGTGGAACGGGAACAGCGGCACCTTGATCGCAAACGCCAAGGCGAACGCCATGAACAGCAGCGTTCCTGTTCCGGCCATTGCTCCGCTGAAACTCATCGTGCCGATCTTCAACGCGTTTTGTATAGCCACCAGATCGAAAGTTCCGGCAAAGCCCGTCTGATCGGCGTAGATGAAGTACAGCGAGATGATCGCGACCAACATCAGCAAACTGCCGAGTGCGGTAAAGATGAAGAACTTGACCGCTGCGTAGATGCGGTTCTCGCCGCCCCAAATGCCGATGAGGAAAAACATCGGAATGAGCGAAGCTTCGAAAAACAGATAGAAAACAAGCAGATCCAAGGACACAAAGACGCCGATCATCGCCGATTCGAGCAGCAGCAGAAAGACGTAAAACGCCGTCACGCGCTTCTCGACCGCATTCCATGTCGAGATCACAGCGATCGGCATGATGAACGTCGTCAAGATCAACAGCCAAAAGCTCAGCCCGTCAACGCCGACGTGAAAATTGGTATTGATCGCCCGTATCCACGGAGCGTTCATCTCGAACATATAGCTGCCCGAGGCCGCGGCCGGTTTTGCGAACATCAGCAGCGAAACCACAAAGTTTACCAGCGTAAAACCAAGCGTCAGCCATTTGATCTGGCCTTCCTGCTTCCAAAACATCTGGTGTGCGAGCGTCAGCACCGCACCAATTACAGGCAGAAGGATCAGGATCGCTAAGAGATTGTCGTAAATAAAATCCATATTTAATGTTCAGAGTGCAAGCTTTAGCTTGTCTTGTCGTAGTGTCGAGACAAGCTAAAGCTTGCACTCTGAACCTTTTAACTAACCAATTTCAATCCGTAGTAAATAAAATAACCAACAACTATCAAAGCTCCGACGACGATGACGGCCGCGTAGCTCCGGACATAGCCGACCTGAAGTCCCCGGACGACATTGCCCATCTCCATCACAAAACCGCCGATGCCGTTGACGATGCCGTCGATAAATCCGAGGTCAAACCCCTTCCACAATCCCTCGCGGGACAGTCTTGTGATCGGATCGACAATATAGCCGTTGTAGAGTTCGTCGAGCCGCCATTTCTGTTCGAGTATCTTCGGCATCTTGCGTAGCGGGTTGCTGCGGAACGCAAACCAGCCGATCGCAATACCAAAGACCGCCATCACGACCGAAAGCCCGGCGAGCAGCCTTTCCTTTTGCACCACTGCAGGTTCGTGAGCCTTTGCATTTTCCTTTGCGGCGATCGCCGTTTCCATTTTGTTTTCGGCAACGACCGGCTCGAGCACATGTTCGAACGCGTTCGCTTCCTTGATACCGACCAGCGAACTCATCGCGTACGGCACGCCGATCAAACCTCCGACCGTCGAGAGGAATGCCAATATGATCAGCGGCACTGTCATCACCCACGGCGATTCGTGCGGTTTGAAACCGGCCGGCAGAGCGTGATGATGCTCGTCGTCGTCGTCCGCGTCGTCGTGGGCGGCATCGTGCTCTTCGTCGTGGGCGGCGGCGGCATGGGCGTGAGCTTCTTCAGGCAGAACGTCGTGAAAACGCTCAGTCCCCCAGAATGTCATGACCATCATTCGGGTCATATAGACTGCGGTCAGAACGGCCGTGATCGCTGCAATTCCCCACAAGAATTCTTCGCCCGGGAACACACCTGCCGGGAAATATCTATCTGCCGCGAACGTCTTGTACAGGATCTCGTCCTTTGAGAAAAATCCTGCCCAGATCGGTATGCCGCAGATCGCGAGCCAGCCCATCGCCATCGAGATGCACGTAATGGGCATGTGCTTTTTCAGGTTGCCCATCTTTCGCATGTCCTGTTCATGGTGCATGCCGTGAATGACCGAGCCCGAACCGAGGAACAAGAGAGCTTTGAAAAAGGCGTGCGTCATCACGTGAAAGATCGCCACCGTAAACGCTCCGACGCCGGCCGCAAGGAACATAAATCCGAGCTGTGAGACCGTCGAATAGGCAAGGACCTTCTTAATATCGTTTTGGGCGATGGCGATCGTGGCCGCAAATATCGCCGTTGCCGCACCGATCACCGCAACGATCCACATCGCGGTCGGGGCAAATTGATAGATCGCATTGGCACGGACGACCAGATAAACACCGGCCGTGACCATCGTCGCCGCGTGGATAAGTGCCGAAACCGGCGTCGGGCCGGCCATCGCGTCGGGAAGCCAAGTGAGCAGCGGTATCTGAGCTGATTTACCCGTAGCACCGATAAACAGCAGCACCGCCACCGATGTCAGTCCGCCCGTAAATATTGCTCCCCATGTGAACGGATCGGCCGCCATGTGCTCCGTGACAAATGTGAAGACGCTCTGAACCTGTACACCGTCAACCACCTTGTCAAAGAACGATATCGACCCGGTCAGCGTGAAGATCAAAAAGATCCCCATCAGCACGCCCCAGTCGCCAATGCGGTTCATGACAAAGGCTTTCTTTGCGGCTTCGCGGGCTTCGTTTCGTTTGGTGTAAAAACCAATGAGCAGGTATGAGCAGAGGCCGACGCCTTCCCAACCGACGAACATCAGCAGGAAATTATCCGCCAGGACGAGCGTCAGCATCGAGAACATGAACAGGTTGAGATAAGCGAAAAAAGCGGTAAAAGCCTTTGTCGCCCTTCATATAGCCGACGGCAAAAATATGGATCAGCAGGCCGACGAAAGTGATAAAGCATGCATAAATGCCCGACAGTTCATCCATTCCGAGCCCGAAGTCAGCGCGAAATCCGCCAACCTGTATCCAGGTCCACAAATGATCGAGTATCGGCTTGCCCTGAGGGTCGATCAACGCTCCGGCGTGCGGAGTGCCGATGCCGAACGCGATCATGAACGCCACGACCATCGAGACCACGATCGCACCGCAAGCGACCACACTGCTGAACAATTCGCTGCGCAGCCGCCCGCCGATCAACCAATTGATCAAAGCACCGGCAAGCGGGGCAAAAATAATTAGACTTAAAAGGTTATTTTCAGTCATTCTAAAATCTTAAGGACGTTTCGTTACGGGCCGCTTCGACGGAACAGGCTCTTTTTTCACTGTCGTCGGGGACATCACCGGCACGGTAAAATCGTCAGCTACCTGAATATTGTTGGCAGCGACGATCTCGGCAGTCAGCCTTTTTTCATTATCTTCTTCTATTTTGTTACGCGCATAATCTCTAGCAGGTAATTCGCTCGCCGTCGTATCATTCGGATGTGCGGCTATATATTTTGATATGTCTGCATCCGTGGCTTTTGACCGCTCTGCAATTTTTTCAGAGCAGAGCCGCGCCAGGAACTGAGCCTGTTGAAGCTTGACCTTTAGATATGTCTTGTCAATAAATAGCTTCGGCAATGTACCGGCCTTCTCTTTCTGATCGTACTCGGCCTTGTAGATACGGATCTTAGCGAAAACATCACGTGACTGATCTTTTTCTACCTTACTGATCTCGCGATCTTTCATGTCAGGAGAGCTTGTCCTGAGGAGAGCGATCTTGGCATTCAAAAAATCGTTAAACTCAGCCTCGTGAGATCTTTGTCCGGCTGTTTCTTTCTCTGCCCAATATGCCTTTAC
This window of the Acidobacteriota bacterium genome carries:
- a CDS encoding DUF1684 domain-containing protein, whose protein sequence is MLFAHANAQTFYGTTDLQTFRDGRDKEFRNKEESPLKAEDFAKFKGLNNYPFDKAFRVTAVFERTADEKYFQMPTSSGITKKFVKYGVLTFVIGGKQQRLSVYQTDAETLAKFPEYADLLFVPFRDPTNRVDTYGGGRYIDIMEPKGKPVTLDLNLAYNPNCAYGSDKYNCPIPPKENTLEVSITAGERRYIYSGYDKTH